Sequence from the Nocardia cyriacigeorgica GUH-2 genome:
AGGCCATCGCCTTCAAGATCGCCCGGATGGAGGCCCGCGCGCACACCGCCCGCGCCGCCTACTACGACGCGGCCGCGCTGATGCTGGCGGGCAAGCCGTTCAAGAAGCAGGCCTCGATCGCCAAGCTCATCTCCAGTGAGGCGGCCATGGACAACGCCCGCGACGCCACCCAGATCTTCGGCGGCTACGGCTTCATGAACGAATACCCTGTGGCCAGGCACTACCGCGACAGCAAGATCCTGGAGATCGGCGAGGGCACGACGGAGGTGCAGTTGATGTTGATCGCACGGGAGCTCGGCCTGTGAGCGAGCTACGCCGCGTCGTCCAGCGGGGGCTGTGGTTCGAGGAGTTCGAGACCGATGTGGTCTACGAGCACCGCCCCGGGCGCACCATCACCGAGGCCGACAACGTCCTGTTCACCACGCTGACGATGAACGCCCAGGCACTGCACCTGGACGCCGCGTTCAGCGAAACCCAGCCGCCGTTCAACCAGCGACTGGTGAATTCGATGTTCACGCTGTCGACGCTGGTGGGGCTGTCGGTGGCGCAGCTGACGCAGGGCACGCTGGTGGCCAACCTCGGCTTCGGCGATATCGCCTTCCCGAAGCCGCTGTTCCACGGCGACACCCTCTACGCCGAGACCGTCGTCACCGACAAGCGGGTCTCGAAATCGCGGCCGGGCGAGGGCATCGTCAGCTTCGCGCACACCGCCCGCAACCAGCACGGCGACGTGGTGGCGACCGCCACCAGGAAGACGCTGGTCCGGCTGCGTCCGGAGTCGGCATGACGTGGCAGATGAGCGGCCCGGCCTGGCTGTTCTGCCCGGCCGACCGGCCCGAACGCTTCGCCAAGGCGGCCGCGGCGGCCGATGTGGTGATCCTCGACCTGGAGGACGGGGTCGCCGCCGCCGACAAGTCCGCGGCGCGGAAGGCGCTGGTCGAGACGCCGTTGGACCCGGAGACCACGATCGTGCGGGTCAACGCCGCGGGCACCGATGAGCACCGCCACGACCTGGCCGCGCTGATCGACACCGGCTACCGGCGGATCATGCTGCCCAAATGCGAATCGACCGCCCAGCTGGCGGCGTTGTCGACGTATGAGGTGATCGTGCTGATCGAATCGCCGCTGGGCGCGCTGGAGGTGACGCGCACCGCGGCCGCCGACAACACCATCGGCGTGATGTGGGGTGCCGAAGATCTGGTGGCCGGCCTCGGCGGCGCGGCCAGCAGGCACGCCGACGGCAGCTACCGCGACGTCGTCCGGCATGTCCGCTCGACGGCGCTGCTGGCGGCCAAGGCGCACGGCCGGCTTGCGCTGGATTCGGTGTACCTGAACATCGCCGACCTGGACGGTTTGCGGGCCGAGACCGAGGATGCGGTGGCCGTCGGATTCGACGTCAAGGTGGCCATTCATCCGAGCCAGGTGCCCGTCATCCGGGACGCCTACGCCCCCACCGAGGACGAACTCGCTTGGGCGCGTGGGGTTCTCGATGAGGCGCCGCGGCATCGCGGTGTCTTCGCCTACCAGGGCCGCATGGTCGACGCACCCGTTCTGCGGCACGCCGAACAGGTCGTCCGGCGCGCCCGCCGCTGATCCACACACCGAGCCAGGAGAACCACGATGCAGCCACAGTGGGTGCCCACCGATCGGGAGATCGCCGAGGCGAAGATCACCGATTTCGCCCGCTTCGTCACCGCCCGCACCGGCGTCCCCACCCCCGACTACAGCGCGCTGTGGCAGTGGTCGGTGCGGGACCTGCCGGGTTTCTGGCATGCGCTGTGGGACTACTTCGACCTCGGTGAGATCGCCGGCGAGGTACTGGCCGAGGAGTCCATGCCAGGCGCGCGCTGGTTTCCCGGCACCCGGCTGAACTATGTGGATCAGGTGGTGCGGCAGGCCCGCTCCGACCGTCCGGCGATCGTGGCGCTCGGCGACGGCGGCGAGGAGGTCACCGAGGTCTCCTGGGCCGAATTGATCGACCGCACCGCCGCATTCGCGCGGACACTGCGCTCGCTCGGGGTGAAACCCGGTGATCGGGTGGCCGGATATCTGCCGAACATCCCGGAGGCTGTGATCGCGTTCCTCGGCACGGCGGCCGTCGGCGCGGTGTGGAGTGCGTGCGGGCAGGACTACACCGCCAAGGCCGCCCTCGACCGGCTCGGCCAGCTCGAACCGACGGTGCTGGTCACCGCCGACGGCTACCGCTTCGGCGGTAAGGCGCACGACAAGCGCGCCGATATCGAGCAGTTGCGCGCCGGGCTGTCGAGTGTGCGCGACACCGTCGTCGTCTCGCGGCTCGGGCTCGCCGTGCCGGACACGCTGGCCTGGGACGACGCTGTCAGTGCCACCGATCTGGTCATCGAGACCGAGGCCGTCGACTTCGACCACCCGCTGTGGATCGTGTTCTCCTCCGGCACCACCGGCCTGCCCAAGGGCATCGTGCACGGTCACGGCGGCGTGCTGCTCGAACATCTGAAAGCGGTGTCGCTGCAATCGGATATCGGGCCCGACGACACGTTCTTCTGGTACACCAGCCCGAGCTGGATGATGTGGAACTTCCAGGTGGCCGGGCTGCTCGCCGGGGCGACCATCGTCTGCTTCGACGGCAGCCCCACCTATCCGGAGCCGGACGCGCTGTGGCGGATCGCGGCGAAGGTGCGCGCGACAGTACTCGGCACCAGCCCCGGCTATGTACTGGCCTGCATCAAGGCCGGTTCGGTGCCCAAGGACGAGCACGACCTGTCGGCATTGCGGATGATCGGCATCACCGGTTCGGCGCTGCCGCCGTCGTCGGCACTGTGGTTGCGCGACAACGTCGGCGCGCAGATCCCGATCTCCTCGATCAGCGGCGGCACCGATGTGGTGTCGGCGTTCATCGGCGGTGTGCGCACGGTGCCGGTGTGGCCCGGTGAGCTGTCGGCGCCGTATCTGGGTGTGGCACTGGACGCCTACGACGAGTCCGGCAATCCGGTGCGCGGTGAGGTGGGCGAGCTGGTGGTCACCCGGCCGATGCCGTCCATGCCGGTGAGTTTCTGGAACGACCCGGGCGGAAAGCGTTACCACGACGCCTATTTCGACACCTATCCCGGTGTGTGGCGCCACGGCGACTGGATCACCATCACCGAGCACGGTTCCATCGTGGTGCACGGTCGCTCTGATTCCACGCTCAACCGGCACGGCATCCGGATGGGCAGCGCCGATATCTATCAGGCCGTCGAGCGGCTGCCCGAGGTGGCCGAGGCGCTGGTGATCGGCGCCGAACAACCCGACGGCGGCTACTGGATGCCACTGTTCGTGGTGCCCGCGCCCGGCGTCGAACTCACCGATGAGCTGGCCGAGCGGATCAAGAATGTCATCCGCACCGAGGTCTCGCCGCGACACGTACCCGACGAGATCCTGGCCGCGCCCGCCGTGCCGCACACCCGCACCGGTAAGAAGCTCGAGGTGCCGATCAAGAAGCTGTTCCAAGGCGCCGATCCGGCCCGCGTCGTGGAGCGCAGCGCCGTCGACGACCCCGATCTGCTCGACTGGTACGCGCGGATTCGTCCGCCGGGCAACAGGTGATCCACGACTCACGCCGGGGAGCGCCACATTGCCGCTGGTTACCGGGCGATACCATGTCGGAATGAGTGTCGACAATCGCCGTACCGTGCGTGCGAAGAGCAACGGCGACTCGGCGCCACGCGAAATCCGGCGCAGGCCGAAGAACCGGCGAGCCCAGATCGCCGCGGCCGCCGCCGCCGCGTTCGGCTCCCTCGGCTACCACGGTGTCAGCATGGAGGACATCGCGTCGGGCCTGGGCATCAGCTCGGCCGCGCTGTACCGGCACTACCCCAGCAAGTACGCCCTGTTCCGGGAGGAGCTGCTGCGGGTGGGCCGGGCCATGACCGAATCGGTGCACCTACCCGAGGCCGCTGCCGAGGCCACCCCGGAGCAGCGGCTGCGTCAGGTGCTCGACGCGCTCATCACCGCCACCATCGACAACCGGCCCAGCGTCACCCTGGTGCGCTGGGAGGGCCGCTACCTCGAGCCCGAGGATTCGCAGCTGCTCGACGAACAGCAGGCCACCGTGGTCGACGCACTCGGAACCGAGCTGCACGCGCTGCGCCCCGAACTCGACGACGACGATGTGCGGGTGCTGCGCGCGGCCATGCTGAGCACCATCACCAGCATCGCCGACCATCACGCCACCCTGCCCGCGAAATCGCTTGCCCGCCTGCTGTCCTCGGCCTGCTGGGATATCGCGCAGGCCGAGCTGCCCGCCGTCGGCGATGCGGTGGAACCCGCTGCGGCGGCGGAGATCCCGGATTCGTTCAAGCACGAGCTGCTGCTGCGCAAGGCGGTCGAGCTGTTCCACGATCGCGGCTACCCGAACGTCAGCGTGGAGGACATCGCGACCGCGGCCGGACTCTCGGCGGCGTCGGCGGTGTACCGGTTCTATCGCGGTAAGAGCGATCTGCTGGCGGCGGCGTTCCGCCGTGCGGCCGAACGGGTTTCGAGCGCGATCGGCCCGGCGGTCGCGTCGGCCGACAGCGCCGAGGCGGCGCTGGTATCGCTGATCGACCAGTACGTGGAGGGCTCGTTCACCGAACGGGCGCTGACCTTCGTCTATTACACCGAATTCACCCACGTGCCCGCCGAGGAGCGCACGGTGCTGCGCAATATCCAGCGGCTCAGCGTCGAGGAGTGGGCGCGGCTGGTGCGCGAGGTGCGTCCCGACCTCGCGCCTGCCGAATCGCGGTTCCTGGTGCACGCCGCGTTCGCCCTGGTCGTGGATCTCGGGCGGTCGTTCGGTACTGCGCCGATCGCCTCGCAGGGGCGGGTGGCGGCGCTGATGCAGATCGTGCTGTTCGGGCGCCGCGCCGAGGTCTGATTCCCGCTCATCCCGTGGTCCGGCCGGGCTCGGCGCTGCCCGCTCGGCTCAGCGTATGTTACGGCGCATTCTTACTATCTGTGCGGCAATAGTAGTCGTTACAGGGCCTTTTGTGATTTCTAATTCACTTCTCCCGCTCGGGGAGAAAGTGCACATGAGCGAGGGCTTCGCCGGGCTATCATCGCCGCATGGGAGCCCGGAATCGCCGCTCGACGCGGGAGACGACCGCGGACGAGACCACCGGGACTCGGGCGGTGCGCCGCCGCCCGCGTGACCGGCGCGCGCAGATCGCCGCGGCCTCGGCCGAAGCCTTCGGCTCGCTCGGCTACCACGGGGTCAGCATGGAGGACATCGCCTCGCGCCTCGATATCTCCTCGACCGCGCTGTACCGCCACTACCCCAGCAAATACGCGCTGTTTCGGGAGGAGACGATGCGGCTGGGCCGGCTGAGCGTGGAAGCGGTGCGGCTGCCCGAGGAAGCGCGCGGGTGGCCGGCGCGGCAGCGGCTCGAACACGAGCTGGACGCGCTGATCGACGCCTCCATCGTCAACCGGCGCAGCGCCGCGCTGTTGCGCTGGCAACGACGCTACCTCGAACCCGAGGACGCCGCCCTGCTGCACGACCAGCTCACCGTGGTCGATGGGGCGCTGCGCGAAACCCTCGGCGAATACCGTCCCGAACTGCCCGGACGCGACCGCGCGGTGCTCACGGCGGCGCTGCTGAGCGTGCTGAGCAGCATCGGCGACCATCACGTGGCGATTCCGGTGCGCTCGCTGACCGAGCAGCTGGGCACCGCCTGCCGCGCGCTGGCCGACACCCGGCTGCCCGCCCCCGGCGAGGCCACCGAGACCACGACCGCGCGCGAGATCCCGCTGACCTTCAAACACGAACTGCTGCTGGTGCGCGCGGTGGAACTGTTCCATGAGCGCGGCTACCCGAATGTGAGCGTGGAGGACATCGCGACCGCCGCCGGACTGCCCGCCTCCTCGGCGGTGTACCGGTTCTATCGCGGCAAGGGCGATATCCTGGCCGCCGCGTTTCGCCGTGCGGCCGACCGGGTTTCGGCCGCCATCGGGCCCGCCGTCGCCGGATCCGATGGGCCCGAACAGGCGCTGTACACCCTCATCGATCTGTTCGTCGACGGCTCCTTCGCCGAACGCGAGCTGACCTTCGTCTACTACGCCGAGATCAGCAATGTGCCCGCCGAGGAACGCACCGTGCTGCGAAACATCCAGCGGCTCAACGTCGAAGAGTGGGCCAAGCTGTTGATGGCGGTGCGGCCCGAGCTCGCCGCCGCGGCCGCACGGGTGCTGGTGCACGCCGCGCTGGCCATGGTGGTCGATCTCGGGCAGCGGTTCGGCTCGGTGGACCCGGCCTGTTCACGCCGGCGGGTGGCCGCGCTGATGCGGCAGGTGCTGTTCGGGCGGTGAACCCGCCGTCAGGGTTGCGGTGAGGGCGCCAGCGGGGCGTTCATATCGTTGACCAGCCAGCGGTCGCCGGACTTCTCCATCCGCATCACCATCGACAGCTGGCCAGGGGCGGGCTGTCCCTGGGTCCCGAGGCTGGTGATGGTCTGGCCAATCACCACGATGGCCTCCGCCGAGGTCTGATCACCGGACTTGATCGCGCACTGCACATCGCTGGCCGCCGATACCACCTGCCCCTGCGCGAGCACCTCCCGCAGTTCCTGGCTGGTGGCTTCGAACTGCTTGCGCCAATCGCCGGTGGCGCCGTCGAGCACCGCGCTGAAATACGGGTCGAGATTCTTGGCGTCGTAGTTGGCCAGCACGGGTGCGTACGCGCAGGCGGCCTGGCGGGCTTCCTCCTGCGCGGCCAGCACCGCTTCCTTGTCACGATCCTGCATGTAGAAGTACAGGGTGGACGCGGCACCGGCGA
This genomic interval carries:
- a CDS encoding TetR/AcrR family transcriptional regulator, with the protein product MSVDNRRTVRAKSNGDSAPREIRRRPKNRRAQIAAAAAAAFGSLGYHGVSMEDIASGLGISSAALYRHYPSKYALFREELLRVGRAMTESVHLPEAAAEATPEQRLRQVLDALITATIDNRPSVTLVRWEGRYLEPEDSQLLDEQQATVVDALGTELHALRPELDDDDVRVLRAAMLSTITSIADHHATLPAKSLARLLSSACWDIAQAELPAVGDAVEPAAAAEIPDSFKHELLLRKAVELFHDRGYPNVSVEDIATAAGLSAASAVYRFYRGKSDLLAAAFRRAAERVSSAIGPAVASADSAEAALVSLIDQYVEGSFTERALTFVYYTEFTHVPAEERTVLRNIQRLSVEEWARLVREVRPDLAPAESRFLVHAAFALVVDLGRSFGTAPIASQGRVAALMQIVLFGRRAEV
- a CDS encoding MaoC family dehydratase, encoding MSELRRVVQRGLWFEEFETDVVYEHRPGRTITEADNVLFTTLTMNAQALHLDAAFSETQPPFNQRLVNSMFTLSTLVGLSVAQLTQGTLVANLGFGDIAFPKPLFHGDTLYAETVVTDKRVSKSRPGEGIVSFAHTARNQHGDVVATATRKTLVRLRPESA
- a CDS encoding acetoacetate--CoA ligase, with translation MQPQWVPTDREIAEAKITDFARFVTARTGVPTPDYSALWQWSVRDLPGFWHALWDYFDLGEIAGEVLAEESMPGARWFPGTRLNYVDQVVRQARSDRPAIVALGDGGEEVTEVSWAELIDRTAAFARTLRSLGVKPGDRVAGYLPNIPEAVIAFLGTAAVGAVWSACGQDYTAKAALDRLGQLEPTVLVTADGYRFGGKAHDKRADIEQLRAGLSSVRDTVVVSRLGLAVPDTLAWDDAVSATDLVIETEAVDFDHPLWIVFSSGTTGLPKGIVHGHGGVLLEHLKAVSLQSDIGPDDTFFWYTSPSWMMWNFQVAGLLAGATIVCFDGSPTYPEPDALWRIAAKVRATVLGTSPGYVLACIKAGSVPKDEHDLSALRMIGITGSALPPSSALWLRDNVGAQIPISSISGGTDVVSAFIGGVRTVPVWPGELSAPYLGVALDAYDESGNPVRGEVGELVVTRPMPSMPVSFWNDPGGKRYHDAYFDTYPGVWRHGDWITITEHGSIVVHGRSDSTLNRHGIRMGSADIYQAVERLPEVAEALVIGAEQPDGGYWMPLFVVPAPGVELTDELAERIKNVIRTEVSPRHVPDEILAAPAVPHTRTGKKLEVPIKKLFQGADPARVVERSAVDDPDLLDWYARIRPPGNR
- a CDS encoding HpcH/HpaI aldolase/citrate lyase family protein yields the protein MTWQMSGPAWLFCPADRPERFAKAAAAADVVILDLEDGVAAADKSAARKALVETPLDPETTIVRVNAAGTDEHRHDLAALIDTGYRRIMLPKCESTAQLAALSTYEVIVLIESPLGALEVTRTAAADNTIGVMWGAEDLVAGLGGAASRHADGSYRDVVRHVRSTALLAAKAHGRLALDSVYLNIADLDGLRAETEDAVAVGFDVKVAIHPSQVPVIRDAYAPTEDELAWARGVLDEAPRHRGVFAYQGRMVDAPVLRHAEQVVRRARR
- a CDS encoding TetR/AcrR family transcriptional regulator; amino-acid sequence: MGARNRRSTRETTADETTGTRAVRRRPRDRRAQIAAASAEAFGSLGYHGVSMEDIASRLDISSTALYRHYPSKYALFREETMRLGRLSVEAVRLPEEARGWPARQRLEHELDALIDASIVNRRSAALLRWQRRYLEPEDAALLHDQLTVVDGALRETLGEYRPELPGRDRAVLTAALLSVLSSIGDHHVAIPVRSLTEQLGTACRALADTRLPAPGEATETTTAREIPLTFKHELLLVRAVELFHERGYPNVSVEDIATAAGLPASSAVYRFYRGKGDILAAAFRRAADRVSAAIGPAVAGSDGPEQALYTLIDLFVDGSFAERELTFVYYAEISNVPAEERTVLRNIQRLNVEEWAKLLMAVRPELAAAAARVLVHAALAMVVDLGQRFGSVDPACSRRRVAALMRQVLFGR